The sequence below is a genomic window from Capsicum annuum cultivar UCD-10X-F1 unplaced genomic scaffold, UCD10Xv1.1 ctg26688, whole genome shotgun sequence.
TCATATAGCTTGCTTGAAACAAGCTTCAAAAAAGTTTGGAGGGGATGAGAAGCAGCCAAAGCTTCGTTTGGTACTCATTTCTTGAACTATACTCCCACATTTAGCTTTCTTTCTCTTCTATTGTCTCAGATTTTATCCTGACAGgaaaagtttttgtttttattgtttttggttcTTGTATGAACAATGTAGATTGCTGATGAGAACAGTGGGGTTTTTCCAAATGCCAAGAATAATGGAATGACCGATACACGTTGTGAAAGCAAGCGCAAAATGAAAGCTCCATGTTTGGTTGCTAGGCTCATGGGTTTGGAATTGATGCCAGCAGGATCAGGCAGTTAGCCCCAAAAGGCTTC
It includes:
- the LOC124890898 gene encoding uncharacterized protein LOC124890898, which encodes MNDRSAREMNERQPQRPCGCVGIFFQFFDRNRRFAKMLFPKKLLSPACLKQASKKFGGDEKQPKLRLIADENSGVFPNAKNNGMTDTRCESKRKMKAPCLVARLMGLELMPAGSGS